GCCGCTCGGCTCGTTCCCTCACGCCAATCATCCATCCGGGCGAGGGCGCGTGCAAGTCGATCCCGCCGGTTACACCGCGATATTGTCGATCAGCCGTGTCGTGCCGAGCTTGGCCGCCACCAGGATCCGCAACGGGCCGTCCGCGCGCGAGATGACCGGTGCCAGCGTCTCGGCGTGGCGGGCCTCGAAATAGTCGAGCGCGAAACCGGCCGCCTCGATCGTCTCGGCGCCCCGCGTCATCGCGCTTCCGAGGGCTTCGCCGGCGCGGATGCGGCCGGCGCTGTCCTTCATGGCGCGGTAGAGCGTGGTCGCGGTCTGCCGCTCCTCCGCCGAGAGGTAGACGTTGCGCGAGGACATCGCGAGCCCGTCGCGCTCGCGCACCGTGCGGGAGCCGATCACCTTGATGCCGAGGTCGAGATCCCGCGCCATCTGCGTCACCACCCGCAATTGCTGAAAGTCCTTCTCGCCGAAAATCGCAACGTCTGGCCGGCACTGCGTGAACAGCTTGCCGACGACGGTGGCTACGCCACCGAAGAAGTGCGGCCGGAAGCGGTCCTCGAGGCCGGCCATCGCCGGTCCCTCCGGTACGATGCGGGTTGCAAAGCCGTCCGGATACATGGCCTCGACGCCGGGATGCCAGACGATGTCGACGTCCTCGGCCGCGAGCTTGGCGATGTCGGCCTTCCAGGTGCGCGGATAGGCGCCGAAATCCTCAGTCGGCGCGAACTGGGTCGGGTTGACGAAGATCGATACGACGACGCGGCTGGCGCGCCGCTTGGCGAGGCGCACCAGCGACACATGCCCGTCATGGAGTGCCCCCATGGTCGGGACCAGCGCGATCGTGGCCTTTCGCTTGCGTAGGTTGTCGACGGCGCGTCGCAGGGTGGGGACCGTGCGGGCGATCAAGGGGCTTCGTGACATCGGGACTCGAATTGGGACTCGACAGGGATGGGAATCGGCGCGGGCGCGGCCCGACGGCCGGCGGGCTAACCTTAACAAGCGGCGGTCGTCGACGCCATGCATCCGGATGCGGCACAGCAATTCGCGTCGAGCTGCGCGCGATGTTGCGCGTGTGTGGGCTGGATCACAGGCGCGCCGCCGCACTGCTATACATGATGAAGCACGGCGCGTTGCAATTTGCATTAACTGTCACGCATTTCACTTGACCGCAGACGCGGTCAACTCGAAGATATTCGTTAGGGGTGTTGAGGATCGCAATGCTTGTGCAAGCTAGCCAAGGCCAATCCGGCTCGGCGCATGTGGTCGTGCTCGGAAACGAAAAGGGCGGCTCCGGCAAGTCGACCACCGCCTTGCACATCGCCGTTGCGCTCCTGAAGGCCGGCCAGCGCGTCGCCACCATCGACCTCGATTGCCGGCAGCAAAGCTTTACCCGCTACATCAGCAACCGCTCCGCCTGGGCCCGCCGCACCGGGCTCGGCCTCGAGCTGCCGGTGCATCGCTGCATCAAGCTCGGCGAGACCATGCAGATCGCCGACAACGAGAACTCGGAGTTCCAGCAGTTCATGGAAGCGGTCTCGGCGGTCGAGCGCAGCTTCGACTTCATCGTCATCGATACGCCCGGCACCGACAGCTATCTGATGCGGCTTGCGCACTCGATGGCCGACACCCTGGTGACGCCGATCAACGACAGCTTCCTCGACTTCGACGTGCTCGGCACCGTCGATCCTGCCAACTACGCGGTGACGGGCGAGAGCCATTACGCCGAGATGGTGCGCGATGTCAGGCGCAAGCGCCGCCAACTCGACGGCGCGACCACCGACTGGATCGTCGTCCGCAACCGCCTGTCGATGCTCGGCTCCCGCAACAAGCAGCTCGTCGCCGACGGCTTGAAGGATCTGTCGCTGCGACTCGGCTTCCGCTACGTCGACGGCTTCGCCGAACGCGTCGTCTATCGCGAATTCTTCCCGCGCGGCCTGACCGCGCTGGACGAGATCGACGAGGCCACGCTCGGCATGCGGCCCAATCTCGGCCATCTCACCGCGCGGGAGGAGGTGACCAGCCTGCTCCGTCAGCTCAAGCTGCCGCTCGACGAGCGCGGCCGCCGTCGCGCCGCCAACCGGGCCGAGTGGTTCAGCCAGGTCGACAAGCCGCTCGAGGTCCACGACATCCTCGGCGCCTGACAGGGGCGGTATAAGACTACTTCCCTAGCGGTTCGTGCGATCGGTTCCCGCTGGAACTGAGCGGGCATTCGATCGTTTCACCCACGTTAACTGCGAAATTGAACCCGATCGAGACCGGTTGCGTCCGATAGTGACCTGCACGCTGACGTAGCCGTAGCAGTATGGGTTGCCCAAGAATCGTGTGCGGCGCACAATGAAAGGGCTGTCAGCTCACAATATTTACGCTTCCTGTCACGTGGCTGTGACATATATTAGGGAATAGGCGACAAGGGGCCAGAGAGCCCCGGAAGAACACGATTTTCAACAGGGATTCAGGCCGTAAGAGCCTGAGGCTGAGGACGAAAATGAAGCGTGGAATTGCCGTTCTGGTTTCGGTCAGTGCCCTCTGCGGCATCGCCTATTTCACGGCGAGCAAGTGGGCGATCAAGCATGAGACCATCACTTTCTACGACGCTTCGCGCGACAACCGTCCGGTGCCCGTCGACATCGCGATCCGCCGCGACAAGGAAATGCAGGCCAATGCCGGCATGATCACGCTGCCGGTCGCAGTGATCAATCACGGCAACACCGTCAAGAACACCGAGTACGGCTTCCTCGCCAACATCTTCGCTGCGCGTGGCTACATGGTCGTGAGCCCGCAGCACGACCTGCCGACCGATCCTCCGATGGTGACCAAGCCCGGCGAGCTCTATGTCGGCCGTCTGCCGCAGATCCTGCGCGGCGTTGCCAACATCCACCTCGCCATGCAGGAACTGAAGAAGGTTCAGCCCAACGCCGACTACGACAAGGTGACGATGGTCGGCCACTCCATGGGCGGCGACATCACGATGTACTTCGCCAAGCAGTATCCGGATGAGGTCAAGAAGGTCGTCACGCTCGACAATCTGCGCGTGCCCTTCGTCACCGCCGGCAAGTTCAAGATCCTGTCGTTCCGTTCGCAGGACCCGCAGTTCAAGACCGACGCGGGTGTGATCCCGACGGATGAGGAATGCGAGAAGGCCGGCATCCAGGTCGTGAAGACCGAATTCCAGCATAACGACATGCGCGATACCGGTCCGGATGCCGCCAAGAACTCGATCCAGAGCATGCTCGATAAATTCCTGAGCTCGACTGACAGCGAGGTGGCGCCGGTCGACACGCAATCGTCCCCGCCCAAGATCCTCGAGCCCGGTCCGGTCGCTCTGATGGCGCCTGCGAAGGGCTGACCTCTCGTTTCAGTCGATCCGATCTTCGAAGCCCCCGTCGGCGTCAGCCCGCGGGGGCTTTGCACATTGACCGGGCCGTCGTTGCTGACCACATTAGCTGCTCACGCAAGGCGAAAAGCAGAGATGTCGGGCGAACCGATCAAACCGCGTGGTGGCGATGCCGTCTCGGCGCAAGCGGACGGTGCGCCGTCGAAGGCGAGGACATCGACCTCGGAGGACATCACCGCCTTCGTCGCCAAGGCGCGCGCGCTGTCACCACATGCGCCCGGTGCGAAGGGGCGACTGATCTTCGCGCTGGATGCGACGATGAGCCGGCAGCCGACCTGGGACATGGCCTGCGCGCTCCAGGCTGACATGTTCCGCGAAGCCGCAGCGCTCGGCAGTCTCGACATCCGGCTGGTCTATTATCGCGGTTTCAACGAATGCCGCGCCACGGGCTGGATCTCCGACAGCAGCAAGCTCGCGACGCTGATGAGCAAGATCGATTGCCGCGGCGGCGACACCCAGATCGGCAAGGTGCTGAGCGAGGCTCGGCGCGAAGCGGTTGCCTCCGGCGTGCGCGCCGTCGTCTTCGTCGGCGATGCCATGGAGGAAAAGGTCGACGAGCTCTGCGCCAAGGCCGGCGAGCTCGGCATGCTCAAGGTCCCGGTGTTCCTGTTTCAGGAAGGCCATGACACCGTGGCCGAGCGGGCGTTTCGCGAGATCGCGCGGCTGACCGGCGGCGCCTGGTGCCGGTTCGATCCCGGCGCGGCGGCGCAACTGCGCGAGCTGCTGCGCGCCGCCGCGGCCTACGCCGTCGGCGGCCGCGAGGCGCTGTTGAAACTGGCGAAGGGCGAGAGCGGCGCGGCCAGGCTGATCGGCCAGTTGAAGTAGGCTAGGCCGGCGCGGCCTTCGTTACCGCTGGGCGTGCCGAAATGTTCGGACAGGGCGCTTATCGGCAAACGAACGTCTCGTGTCACCAGCCGATCGTGGACGTGGACGAAGGACGCCATGCTTTTTGACAACAGGGCGACTATATTCCGGCCATGACTCTGATCGCCGGCGCTGTCGCCGTTATCACGCTCTATCTGCTGCTCCAGATGTTCCGCTCCGCCAATCCGGCGGTGCTGGCGCGCACCATCAAGTTCGGCGGCGGCGTCGTGGCGCTGGCGGTTGCGGCCTTCACGGGTCTGCGGGGCGAGTTGGCGGTGGCGATCCCGCTCGGGCTCATGGGCGCTGGGCTGCTCGGCTGGACGCCGCTGGCAAACGCCGGCTTCGGCAATATCGGCGGGCTGTTCGGTGGCGGGGCGACGCGCCCGACCGGTCAGGCCTCACGCGTGCGCTCGCAGTTCCTGGACATGCAGCTCGACCACGATTCCGGCCAGCTCGCGGGCCGGATCGTCGCCGGGCCCAATGCCGGGCGTGATCTCGACGAGTTCGATCTTGCTGGCCTGCTGGCGATGGTCCCGGCGTTCGACGCCGAGAGCGTGGCCTTACTTGAAAGCTATCTGGACCGCCGGTTTCCCGCTTGGCGTCAGAACGCGCAAGGCGATGCGGCAGGGCGGCAGCGCGGCGCGGCGCCGGGCGGCAAAATGACGGCGGAGGAAGCCTATCAGATCCTTGGCCTGCAGCCGGGGGCGGGGCGCGACGACATCAGCCGGGCGCACAAGTCCCTGATGAAGAAACTCCATCCCGACCAGGGGGGCTCGACGTATCTCGCCGCCCGTGTAAACGAGGCCAAGGATACTCTGCTTCGTACGCATAACGGCTAACTCCGGCACCACGCCACAAACGCCCGTACCGCGTGAACTCCGCTTACTCCATTTGCCGTCGCCCTGATGCCCGCCATTGTCGGCGTGGTCGGTCCCTTGTGTAAAGTTTTAACCGTAAATTCTTGACGAGAGGTTGTCGTGGATCAGCCTTTGGCGTCACCGCATCGCAAACGAAAAATGCCCGCGCAGGGCGCGGGCATTTGCTTTGGAAAGGTCCGGTGGATCAGTTGCGGACGGTGATGCAGGAGATCTCGGCGCGCTTGAGGGCGCGGCAGACGGCCTCGGCCTGGTCGCGCTCGAGCCCGGCGAAGCGGGCGCGGTAGAGTTTGCGATTGTCCTTGGCGACCACAGGCTCGGTGAACGGATCGGCCTTGCTGAGCAGGCCGCGGGCCGAGTTCCGCGCCGCGTCGATGCGATGCTGGGCTTCGGTCTCGCTCTCGAGCGCGCCGACCTGGACGATCCAGCCGCTGTGGGTGACGACCGGCTTGGTGGTGGCGCTCATCTGGATCGGCTGCGGCGCCGGATCGGCGGACGCAAGCTTTGGAGCCGCCGGGGCAGGAGCGGCGGTGGTTGCGGCCGGCAGCACGCCGAGGATGCCGTTGCCGGTGCCAAAGCCCGCCGGCTGACGCGGCAGCTCGGTGCGGGCGACCTCGGCCTTCGGCGCTTCCGGTTGGCTCTGGGGCTCGGGCTTGTTGACCAGGTCGGCCCGGGCGACGACGGCGCCGGAGGTTTCCGCAACGTCGGGGCGGGCGGCAATCGTGCTCGTGACCTGCGGAGCCACCGGAGCCGGGGCGGCGGAGGCGACCTTCACGGCGCCGGCCTTGACCTGGACGGTCTTGACCCGGACCGGCTTCATCGGCTCGGACGAGCCGGGAATGATCGAGAGCGGCTGGCTCGAGATCACGCCATTGGTGAGCGGCGCGGGCTCGATCTTGGATTCAGTCGGCCGGACTTCAGGCTTGGCCTGCGCCGGCGGCATCGCCGCGGTCGCAGCGGCAAGGGTCGACAGGCGCGAGGCGAGACGCGATGGGGCGGCTTCCGGAGAGGGGGCGGCCTGAGCCTGCGGAGCGGCGCGGGCCGGGGTGTCCGAGGCATCGGCAACATCGTTGCTCGCGTCTGCGCCGTTGCGCTCGGTGACCGCGGCGACGGTATGGGTGGTCGCGCCCTTCTCGAGATTCTCCGCGAGCAGGTTGCGCATGATCGCGTCGCGCGAGCCGCCGCTGCGGCCGCCGAGCACCACGCCGATCAGGTGGCGGTTACCGCGGCGCATCGAGCTCACGAGGTTGAAGCCGGAGGCGCGGGTATAGCCGGTCTTGATGCCGTCCACGCCCTCGACGCTGCCGAGCAGGTGATTGTGGTTGCGGATCGACTGGCCGCGCCAGTTGAACGTCGAGGTCGCGAAATAGCGATAGTAGCGCGGGAAGCGCTCCTGGATGGCACGGCCGAGCGTTGCCTGGTCGCGTGCGGTGGTGACCTGCTCGTCGTTGGGAAGGCCGTTGGCGTTGCGGTAGACCGTCCTGGACATGCCGAGCGAGCGCGCCTTGCGCGTCATCATCTGGGCGAAGTCGTCCTCGTCGCCGGCGATCGCTTCGGCGATGACTACGGCGGCGTCGTTGGCGGAGCGGGTGACGAGACTCTTGATCGCGTCCTCGACGCGAATGGTCTGGCCGGCGCGCAGGTTCAGCTTGGTCGGATCCTGATCGGCGGCGTGCTGCGACACCGGCATCTCGGTGTCGAGCTTCATCTTGCCGGACTCCAGACGCTCGAACAGCAGATAGAGCGTCATGATCTTGGTCAGCGAGGCGGGGTGGCGGATTCCGTCCGGATTGTTCGACTGAAGCACAGCGCCGGAATTGCCGTCGACGATGATCGACGCGAATTTCGGGCTGGAGCTCTCGGACACATCGCGCTGCACCCGGTGGTGCGCGTAATGGCGGCGGTGGCGCCGCGCCTCGGCCGCGTCGGTGGTGAAGATGACTGCGGTGGTGACTGTAAGAAGCCCGAAAACGCCGACCCGCGCCAAGCGCGAGGAAGACAAGCTTTTACGAAGCATGGAACCCCGTCCCCGTTTCTGACTTGATCACCGGCTCGTGAGGCGAAATTGTGCCCACTCGACCCGGGATCATTACCTGCTCAGGCTGTCCCTCCGCGGGTGTTCGCCACGGGAGACGTTGGGCCTGAGCCGCTATTCTGGCTAAGGTGATGTTCTCGAACGGCTTTTGACCGCCTGCGGAAGCTGAACACGTCCAGGGAATCAGGGTAGGGGGCTGCGGTTTCCAAAAGCTTAAGGAACCATTGCGGGAAAACCCGGTAATTTCCGCGACTTGTATCTATTCTTGCATCCGCTTTTGTGCGTCGCACAAGATTCTTGACATTTTTGTGCGTTGCACTATTTGTGGGCAGAGTCAGGGAGCCGGGGCTTCCCGACGAGAGCCAGGGAAAAGGATTGCGAAATGTTCAAGGTTGAAGACTTTCAGAACTACGGGAAAGAGCAGTTCGAGCAGTGCGTCGCCTCCGCGACCTCGGTGCAGCACGGTCTCCAGGCGATCGCCAGCGCCTATGGCGACTACACCAAGAAGTCGTTCGAAGACACCAAGTCCTTCGTCGAGAAGCTTTCCGGCGTGAAGTCGCTGGACAAGGCCATGGAAGCCCAGACCGACTTCGCCCGTTCCGCCTACGAGACCTTCGTCGCGGAATCGCAGAAGATCGCCGGCCTCTACAGCGACCTCGCCAAGCAGGCGTTCAAGCCGGTCGAGACCATCGTCTCGAAGTTCACCCCGGCCGCCAACTAAGCCTTTCCGGTCATCCTGGAATCAAAAAGCCCGGCTGATCCAGCCGGGCTTTTTTTGTTGTTCTGGCGGGTGGTCTCAGCGCGCCACGCGCAGCTTGGACAGCGAAGTGCCGATGTCCTTGAACACCGACACGGTCTGGTCCGCCGACGTCACCAGATAGAACTTGTCGGTGCTGCTGGCGCAATATTGCAGCACGCTCGAGGTCGCATCGTGGCCGGTGTTGACCTGCACCGTGTAGATCGTGATGTTCGCGGCCTTGGCGTTGTCGCACAGCTTCTTCTGCCGCGCGTCGATCTGCGAGGCATTGCTGTACCAGCGGTTCTGCGTGTTCAGACCGTCGGAGA
This is a stretch of genomic DNA from Bradyrhizobium sp. CB2312. It encodes these proteins:
- a CDS encoding division plane positioning ATPase MipZ, producing MLVQASQGQSGSAHVVVLGNEKGGSGKSTTALHIAVALLKAGQRVATIDLDCRQQSFTRYISNRSAWARRTGLGLELPVHRCIKLGETMQIADNENSEFQQFMEAVSAVERSFDFIVIDTPGTDSYLMRLAHSMADTLVTPINDSFLDFDVLGTVDPANYAVTGESHYAEMVRDVRRKRRQLDGATTDWIVVRNRLSMLGSRNKQLVADGLKDLSLRLGFRYVDGFAERVVYREFFPRGLTALDEIDEATLGMRPNLGHLTAREEVTSLLRQLKLPLDERGRRRAANRAEWFSQVDKPLEVHDILGA
- a CDS encoding DnaJ domain-containing protein — protein: MTLIAGAVAVITLYLLLQMFRSANPAVLARTIKFGGGVVALAVAAFTGLRGELAVAIPLGLMGAGLLGWTPLANAGFGNIGGLFGGGATRPTGQASRVRSQFLDMQLDHDSGQLAGRIVAGPNAGRDLDEFDLAGLLAMVPAFDAESVALLESYLDRRFPAWRQNAQGDAAGRQRGAAPGGKMTAEEAYQILGLQPGAGRDDISRAHKSLMKKLHPDQGGSTYLAARVNEAKDTLLRTHNG
- a CDS encoding alpha/beta fold hydrolase, which translates into the protein MKRGIAVLVSVSALCGIAYFTASKWAIKHETITFYDASRDNRPVPVDIAIRRDKEMQANAGMITLPVAVINHGNTVKNTEYGFLANIFAARGYMVVSPQHDLPTDPPMVTKPGELYVGRLPQILRGVANIHLAMQELKKVQPNADYDKVTMVGHSMGGDITMYFAKQYPDEVKKVVTLDNLRVPFVTAGKFKILSFRSQDPQFKTDAGVIPTDEECEKAGIQVVKTEFQHNDMRDTGPDAAKNSIQSMLDKFLSSTDSEVAPVDTQSSPPKILEPGPVALMAPAKG
- a CDS encoding VWA domain-containing protein, yielding MSGEPIKPRGGDAVSAQADGAPSKARTSTSEDITAFVAKARALSPHAPGAKGRLIFALDATMSRQPTWDMACALQADMFREAAALGSLDIRLVYYRGFNECRATGWISDSSKLATLMSKIDCRGGDTQIGKVLSEARREAVASGVRAVVFVGDAMEEKVDELCAKAGELGMLKVPVFLFQEGHDTVAERAFREIARLTGGAWCRFDPGAAAQLRELLRAAAAYAVGGREALLKLAKGESGAARLIGQLK
- a CDS encoding D-alanyl-D-alanine carboxypeptidase gives rise to the protein MLRKSLSSSRLARVGVFGLLTVTTAVIFTTDAAEARRHRRHYAHHRVQRDVSESSSPKFASIIVDGNSGAVLQSNNPDGIRHPASLTKIMTLYLLFERLESGKMKLDTEMPVSQHAADQDPTKLNLRAGQTIRVEDAIKSLVTRSANDAAVVIAEAIAGDEDDFAQMMTRKARSLGMSRTVYRNANGLPNDEQVTTARDQATLGRAIQERFPRYYRYFATSTFNWRGQSIRNHNHLLGSVEGVDGIKTGYTRASGFNLVSSMRRGNRHLIGVVLGGRSGGSRDAIMRNLLAENLEKGATTHTVAAVTERNGADASNDVADASDTPARAAPQAQAAPSPEAAPSRLASRLSTLAAATAAMPPAQAKPEVRPTESKIEPAPLTNGVISSQPLSIIPGSSEPMKPVRVKTVQVKAGAVKVASAAPAPVAPQVTSTIAARPDVAETSGAVVARADLVNKPEPQSQPEAPKAEVARTELPRQPAGFGTGNGILGVLPAATTAAPAPAAPKLASADPAPQPIQMSATTKPVVTHSGWIVQVGALESETEAQHRIDAARNSARGLLSKADPFTEPVVAKDNRKLYRARFAGLERDQAEAVCRALKRAEISCITVRN
- a CDS encoding phasin family protein, which translates into the protein MFKVEDFQNYGKEQFEQCVASATSVQHGLQAIASAYGDYTKKSFEDTKSFVEKLSGVKSLDKAMEAQTDFARSAYETFVAESQKIAGLYSDLAKQAFKPVETIVSKFTPAAN
- the panC gene encoding pantoate--beta-alanine ligase gives rise to the protein MSRSPLIARTVPTLRRAVDNLRKRKATIALVPTMGALHDGHVSLVRLAKRRASRVVVSIFVNPTQFAPTEDFGAYPRTWKADIAKLAAEDVDIVWHPGVEAMYPDGFATRIVPEGPAMAGLEDRFRPHFFGGVATVVGKLFTQCRPDVAIFGEKDFQQLRVVTQMARDLDLGIKVIGSRTVRERDGLAMSSRNVYLSAEERQTATTLYRAMKDSAGRIRAGEALGSAMTRGAETIEAAGFALDYFEARHAETLAPVISRADGPLRILVAAKLGTTRLIDNIAV